In Actinomycetota bacterium, the sequence CCAGCATCACCAGCCAGAAGACCAGCTTGGCCAGCGCGCGCACCGGGTCCAGCCGGGACCCGGTGCGGCCCACGACCTCGTCCAAGCCACCCGCCGCCGCCATCCGGTTGAAGTCCACCTTCTTGAGCGTGTCGTCCGCCCAGCGCTGGACCTGGCGGGCCAGGAAGTAGCCGGTCAGCATGATGACGGCTGCGCCGACCAGCGCGGGCACCACGCTGCCGATCTGCTCCGCGCCGATGAGGAGACGCTCATAGAGTTCGTTCACGGCGACACCTCGATCACGAGTTTCCCGGTCTGCTCACCCCGCTGCATCCGCATGTACGCTTCGGCGCCTTTCGCCAGCGGCACCACGCTGTCCACCACCGGCCAGAGCCGGCCCTCGTGCGCCAGCCGGACGATCTCCGCGAACTCGCGGCGATTGCCCATGGTCGAGCCGAGAATGCTCCACTGGTGCCAGAACAACCGGCGCAGATCGAGCGACACCAGCGGCCCCGTCGTGGCACCGCACACCACCAGCCGGCCGCCCCGTCGCAGCGCCCGCTGGGAGTTGGTCCAGGTGGCCTCGCCCACGCAGTCCACGACCACGTCCGCGCCGCGGCCGCCCGTCTCCCGCCGCACTTCGGCTACGACGTCGGCAGTGCGGTGGTTCAGGCCCACGGTTGCCCCGAGCTGCGCGGCCTTCTCCAGTTTGTCCTCGGAGCCGCTGGTGACGATGGCTCGCGCCCCGAGCAACACCGCGACCTGGAGGGCCGCCATCCCTACGCCGCCCCCGACACCCCAGACCAACACCGTCTCTCCGGCCTGGAGCCTGGCGCGACCGGTCAGCATATGCCAGACGGTGAGTGTGGCGAGCGGGAACGCGGCCGCCTCGGACCACGACATTGCCTGGGGCACGCGTCCCAGGTTCGCGGCCGGAACTACGAGCAGCTCCGCGGCGGTACCCGGCAGATGCTCCCCCAGGATGCCGTAGCGGGAGCACAGGGATTCCTCACCCGCCTCACATGCGGCGCAGTGCCCGCACGAGATCCCGGGGTTGATGAGCACGCGGTCGCCGAAATTCCACCCGCGCACCGCCGGGCCCACCGCCTCGATCTCGCCGGCGCCAT encodes:
- a CDS encoding zinc-binding dehydrogenase, which encodes GTGGLENLEVRDVPAPELRAEDEVLVRVRCAALNRIDLWMAGGLPNVQPVFPHIVGSDGAGEIEAVGPAVRGWNFGDRVLINPGISCGHCAACEAGEESLCSRYGILGEHLPGTAAELLVVPAANLGRVPQAMSWSEAAAFPLATLTVWHMLTGRARLQAGETVLVWGVGGGVGMAALQVAVLLGARAIVTSGSEDKLEKAAQLGATVGLNHRTADVVAEVRRETGGRGADVVVDCVGEATWTNSQRALRRGGRLVVCGATTGPLVSLDLRRLFWHQWSILGSTMGNRREFAEIVRLAHEGRLWPVVDSVVPLAKGAEAYMRMQRGEQTGKLVIEVSP